In one Winogradskyella sp. MH6 genomic region, the following are encoded:
- a CDS encoding FG-GAP-like repeat-containing protein, translating into MHQKILFITFLIAFARIHSQNFLPSNEMVFETLTVSNSDVGDYDNDGDLDIIIMGLNAGTHSTLLYNNDGLGNFTLSPVTFNDNYRNGQVEFIDYDNDNDLDIFISGLVESGASKSRLYQNNSNVFTEIPFAFADNIINNQFAWGDLDNDGDLDLLLMGNFEIHDDYAYLFRNDGNSNFTEISQSFFPLSQGNIVFADMDNDGDNDIVAGGLNNGSSHLEIYENNGYFSFTFQTSLEGYFNGDIELRDFDGNGLIDIIKNGTTETGDSTKMYLNNGSFIFNENTSIGLTSVGDSANIVSADYNGNGELDLLISGRLQPYTQLLFSASIFENSGNLILVENTSTGILNNAFNAIEIGDFDNDHDTDIFVLKNNVSNTYTNQSSIQNTIPNPPLSLSSSVTGSNVVLSWNDSTDNETPTNQLTYNIYVGTASGTTDVVSPMSNLNTGYRKVVGIGNSQYKNQMILENLPDGNYYWAVQSIDNQYEGSLFSVEQTFSINDRLSLDEFEDKVSVKYYPNPVNDRLMISSNQNIEKVAISSFTGQTLNTLSVDNLTSFYVDFADFDSGIYFVSLFSSKGKDVVKVVKK; encoded by the coding sequence ATGCATCAAAAAATACTTTTTATCACTTTTTTAATAGCATTTGCAAGAATACATTCTCAAAACTTTTTACCTTCAAATGAAATGGTTTTTGAAACACTAACGGTTTCAAATTCTGATGTTGGAGACTATGACAATGATGGTGATTTAGATATCATTATAATGGGTTTAAATGCAGGAACGCATAGTACATTATTATATAATAATGATGGGTTAGGTAATTTTACATTAAGTCCAGTAACATTTAATGATAACTATAGAAATGGACAAGTAGAGTTTATAGATTATGATAATGATAACGACTTAGATATTTTTATTTCAGGATTAGTAGAATCTGGCGCAAGTAAATCAAGACTTTATCAAAACAATTCAAATGTTTTTACTGAAATTCCATTCGCATTTGCCGATAATATTATAAACAATCAGTTTGCATGGGGAGATTTAGATAATGATGGTGATTTGGACTTATTATTAATGGGGAATTTTGAGATTCATGATGACTATGCTTATTTGTTTAGAAATGACGGTAATTCTAATTTTACAGAAATTAGTCAATCATTTTTTCCCTTAAGTCAAGGGAATATTGTTTTTGCTGATATGGATAACGACGGTGATAATGATATTGTAGCAGGAGGTTTAAATAATGGTAGTAGTCATCTAGAAATTTATGAAAACAATGGATATTTCAGTTTTACTTTTCAAACAAGTCTTGAGGGTTATTTTAATGGAGATATAGAGTTGAGGGATTTTGATGGTAATGGTCTTATAGATATCATTAAAAATGGTACTACAGAAACAGGAGATTCCACTAAGATGTATTTAAATAATGGTAGTTTTATTTTTAATGAGAACACTTCAATCGGTTTAACTTCGGTAGGTGACTCTGCAAATATTGTGTCTGCAGATTATAATGGAAATGGAGAATTAGATTTATTGATCTCCGGAAGATTACAGCCATATACTCAATTATTGTTTTCAGCCTCGATTTTTGAGAATAGTGGTAATCTAATATTGGTAGAAAATACATCAACAGGAATCTTAAACAATGCTTTCAATGCAATTGAAATAGGAGATTTTGACAATGATCATGATACAGACATATTTGTTTTAAAAAATAATGTTTCTAATACCTATACAAATCAATCAAGTATCCAAAATACAATTCCTAATCCACCTTTAAGTCTATCTTCTAGTGTTACAGGCTCTAATGTGGTTTTGAGTTGGAATGATTCTACAGATAATGAGACACCTACCAATCAGTTAACTTACAATATCTATGTAGGAACAGCTTCTGGAACGACAGATGTTGTTAGTCCTATGTCTAATTTAAATACAGGCTACAGGAAAGTTGTTGGTATTGGAAATTCTCAGTACAAGAACCAGATGATTTTAGAGAATCTACCTGATGGAAATTACTATTGGGCAGTGCAATCTATAGATAACCAATATGAAGGTTCTTTGTTTTCTGTTGAACAAACATTTTCAATTAATGACCGCCTTAGCTTAGATGAATTTGAGGATAAAGTATCGGTTAAATATTATCCTAATCCTGTTAATGACCGATTAATGATTTCATCGAACCAAAATATTGAAAAGGTTGCGATAAGCTCTTTTACAGGTCAAACATTGAATACACTTTCTGTTGATAATTTAACCAGCTTTTATGTTGATTTCGCTGATTTTGATTCAGGAATTTATTTCGTCTCTTTATTTTCTAGTAAAGGAAAAGATGTTGTAAAAGTTGTTAAAAAATAA
- a CDS encoding HlyD family secretion protein: MLNISHNQLNKTVDIKGSKSGQRVFHGRYYKYFNRFLGAFAIMGIIILFLPWTQTITGRGNVTTLTPEQRPQTIQSPIPGRIEKWYVREGDFVSKGDTIIQISEIKSEYFDPNLVERTEQQRDAKALSVGSYAEKVKALDRQINALTNERSLKLEQARNKLTQARLKVKSDSIDLEAANTNKNIAQRQYDRTVTLQEEGFKATKDVEDKRLKLQETEAKLISQENKLLASKNEVINAQVELSRLGAEYADKISKAQSDKFTAQSSQFDTEAQVSKLENEFSNYQIRNELRFIKAPYDGYINKALRGGIGQTFKEGEALVGIMPAQADLAVETYVAPIDLPLIHLGEKVRVQFDGWPAIVFSGWPNVSYGTYGAKVVAVENFISANGKFRVLLAPDEEDHKWPEEIRAGSGAYTMALLEDVPIWFELWRQLNGFPPNYYQPEANNTNSEKK, from the coding sequence ATGCTAAATATATCACACAATCAACTCAATAAAACCGTTGATATTAAGGGTTCAAAATCTGGTCAGCGTGTATTTCACGGTAGGTATTATAAATATTTCAATCGCTTTTTAGGTGCTTTTGCCATTATGGGTATTATTATTTTGTTTTTACCATGGACACAAACCATTACAGGTAGAGGTAATGTTACTACATTAACACCAGAGCAAAGACCGCAAACCATACAATCTCCAATTCCAGGGCGTATAGAAAAATGGTATGTTAGAGAAGGTGATTTTGTGTCTAAAGGAGATACAATTATTCAGATTTCAGAAATTAAAAGCGAGTATTTTGATCCTAACCTTGTAGAGCGTACAGAACAGCAACGTGACGCCAAAGCACTATCTGTAGGTTCGTATGCCGAAAAAGTGAAAGCATTAGACCGTCAAATAAATGCGTTAACAAATGAGCGTTCTCTAAAACTAGAGCAAGCTAGAAACAAATTAACACAGGCTCGTCTAAAAGTAAAAAGCGATAGTATAGATTTGGAGGCTGCCAATACCAATAAAAATATTGCACAACGCCAGTATGATCGTACAGTTACATTGCAGGAGGAGGGTTTTAAAGCAACCAAAGATGTTGAAGATAAACGATTGAAGCTTCAGGAAACGGAAGCCAAATTAATATCGCAAGAGAATAAATTGTTGGCAAGTAAAAATGAGGTGATTAACGCGCAAGTAGAGCTGTCAAGACTTGGTGCAGAGTATGCTGATAAAATTTCAAAAGCGCAGAGTGATAAGTTTACAGCACAATCTAGCCAGTTTGATACCGAAGCTCAAGTTTCAAAATTAGAAAATGAGTTTTCTAACTATCAGATTAGAAATGAACTAAGATTTATAAAAGCGCCTTATGATGGTTACATTAATAAAGCGTTAAGAGGAGGGATTGGGCAGACGTTTAAAGAGGGAGAAGCTTTAGTTGGCATTATGCCAGCACAGGCAGATTTAGCAGTTGAAACTTATGTTGCACCAATTGATTTACCTTTAATTCATTTGGGTGAAAAAGTAAGAGTTCAGTTTGATGGTTGGCCAGCAATTGTATTTAGCGGTTGGCCTAATGTATCCTATGGAACCTATGGAGCTAAGGTTGTGGCTGTAGAGAATTTTATCAGTGCAAACGGAAAGTTTAGAGTGCTTTTAGCACCAGACGAAGAAGATCACAAATGGCCAGAAGAGATTAGAGCAGGTTCAGGTGCTTACACAATGGCGTTGTTAGAAGACGTGCCAATTTGGTTTGAACTTTGGAGACAACTCAACGGATTTCCACCAAACTACTATCAGCCAGAAGCTAATAACACAAACTCGGAAAAGAAATGA
- a CDS encoding UDP-N-acetylmuramate--L-alanine ligase: MNVHFIAIGGAAMHNLALALHNKGYNITGSDDTIFDPSKSRLEAKGLLPETFGWFPEKITIDLDAVVLGMHAKADNPELLKAQELGLKIYSYPEFLYEQSKNKTRVVIGGSHGKTTITSMILHVMHYHDIDVDYMVGAQLEGFDVMVKLTEDNDFIVLEGDEYLSSPIDRRPKFHLYKPNIALLSGIAWDHINVFPTFENYVEQFKIFVDSIVLGGSINYNEEDEELKKVVEASENQIRKIPYHTPEYTVENGETLLETPEGPMPIEIFGAHNLNNLAGAKWICQHMGIDEDDFYEAISTFKGASKRLEKIAETPKSVAYKDFAHSPSKVEATTKAVKAQYSDRTLVACLELHTYSSLNAEFLKEYKGALDAADVAVVFYSPHAVEIKKLEEVTHEQIANAFERDDLIIYTNPEEFKAFLFSQNFDNKSLLLMSSGNYGGLDFDEVTKLF, from the coding sequence ATGAACGTACATTTTATAGCTATAGGTGGTGCTGCAATGCACAATTTGGCGTTAGCGCTACATAACAAAGGATACAATATCACTGGAAGTGATGATACTATTTTTGACCCATCAAAATCACGATTAGAGGCTAAAGGCTTATTGCCTGAAACTTTTGGTTGGTTTCCAGAAAAAATCACAATAGATTTAGATGCTGTGGTGTTAGGTATGCACGCCAAAGCTGATAATCCTGAGTTACTAAAAGCACAGGAATTAGGTCTTAAAATCTATAGCTATCCAGAGTTTTTGTATGAGCAATCTAAAAACAAAACCAGAGTCGTGATTGGTGGTAGCCACGGAAAAACAACCATAACCTCTATGATTTTGCACGTTATGCATTACCACGATATAGATGTGGATTATATGGTTGGTGCACAACTCGAAGGTTTTGATGTGATGGTAAAACTTACCGAAGACAATGATTTTATAGTTTTAGAAGGTGATGAGTATTTAAGTTCGCCAATAGATAGACGACCAAAGTTTCATTTATACAAACCAAACATTGCTCTGCTGAGTGGTATTGCTTGGGATCATATCAATGTATTTCCGACGTTTGAAAACTATGTTGAGCAATTCAAAATCTTTGTAGATTCTATTGTTTTAGGCGGAAGTATTAATTACAACGAAGAAGATGAAGAATTGAAAAAAGTAGTTGAAGCTTCAGAAAACCAAATACGTAAAATTCCATATCACACACCAGAATATACGGTTGAAAATGGTGAAACCTTATTAGAAACTCCTGAAGGTCCAATGCCAATTGAAATTTTTGGTGCTCATAATTTAAATAACCTTGCTGGTGCAAAATGGATTTGCCAACATATGGGAATTGATGAGGATGATTTCTATGAGGCGATTTCTACATTCAAAGGGGCGAGCAAACGCTTAGAGAAAATCGCAGAAACTCCGAAAAGTGTGGCTTACAAGGATTTTGCACATTCACCAAGTAAGGTAGAAGCCACAACCAAAGCAGTTAAAGCTCAATATAGCGATAGAACGTTAGTGGCTTGTTTAGAGTTGCACACTTACAGTAGCCTTAATGCCGAATTTTTAAAAGAATACAAAGGTGCGTTAGACGCTGCTGATGTAGCTGTAGTTTTCTATTCGCCTCATGCTGTCGAAATTAAAAAATTGGAAGAGGTTACTCACGAGCAAATCGCAAACGCCTTTGAGCGCGATGATTTAATTATTTATACAAATCCAGAAGAATTTAAAGCCTTTTTATTCTCACAGAATTTTGATAACAAATCCTTGTTATTAATGAGCTCTGGTAATTATGGTGGTTTAGATTTTGATGAGGTGACGAAATTATTTTGA
- a CDS encoding peptidase domain-containing ABC transporter, with amino-acid sequence MIEQKTTMSPWERLMGLLKLEKRDILQVVYYAVFSGLLGLTLPLGVQAIVNLIQGAQVSTSWVVLVILVTIGVAFVGVLQIMQLRMIETIQQRIFTRASFEFSFRFPKIKMNELRNYYPPELANRFFDTLTIQKGLAKILIDIPSAVLQIIFALILLSFYHPFFIVFGIFLLLLIYIVFKFTAKKGLETSIQESKHKYRVAHWIEEIARAVVSFKLSGKTNLGMQKNDDIVNSYLEARENHFKILVLQFIQMIGFKVIVTASLLLIGGLLVLNQEMNIGQFVAAEIIILLVIASVEKLILGLEAFYDVLTSLEKMGEVVDKELESQDGDKPEFKDDFVLELDNVSYSVPGREAPILKNISLNIKPKSRILIEGVSGSGKSTLLMLIGGLVEATKGKMYLDKFMLSNVNLNHYRSHLGLALSEETTFEATIKENITFGNPDISDEQLMWAIEQVGLYQFIKESPKGVNTILHPAGNQIPFTVTRKIVLARAIVDKPKILILEDPLEQFEKSEADRIIKFLLDKSNPWALVVVSKNNDWSQGCTEVITLKNGKIA; translated from the coding sequence ATGATAGAACAAAAAACTACAATGTCTCCATGGGAAAGACTCATGGGACTTTTAAAATTAGAGAAGAGAGACATTTTACAAGTTGTATATTATGCCGTATTTTCAGGGCTTTTAGGTTTAACGTTGCCTCTTGGTGTACAGGCTATTGTAAATTTAATACAAGGAGCTCAAGTCAGTACGTCATGGGTTGTGTTGGTTATTTTAGTTACCATCGGTGTTGCATTTGTAGGAGTGCTTCAAATTATGCAGTTAAGAATGATTGAAACCATTCAGCAACGTATTTTTACAAGAGCATCTTTTGAATTTAGCTTTAGGTTTCCAAAGATAAAAATGAACGAGCTGCGTAATTATTACCCACCAGAATTGGCCAATCGTTTTTTTGATACACTGACTATTCAAAAGGGATTGGCTAAAATATTAATCGATATACCTTCGGCAGTACTTCAAATTATTTTTGCCTTAATTCTCTTATCATTTTACCATCCGTTCTTTATTGTCTTTGGTATTTTTCTACTCTTGCTTATCTACATTGTGTTTAAGTTTACGGCAAAAAAAGGTTTAGAAACAAGTATACAAGAATCTAAGCACAAGTATCGTGTAGCACACTGGATTGAGGAAATCGCTAGAGCTGTAGTGAGCTTTAAGCTATCTGGAAAGACTAATTTAGGTATGCAAAAGAATGATGACATTGTGAATAGTTACTTAGAAGCCAGAGAAAATCACTTTAAAATATTAGTGCTGCAGTTTATTCAAATGATAGGCTTTAAGGTCATCGTTACAGCAAGTTTATTGCTTATTGGTGGGTTGTTGGTTTTAAATCAAGAAATGAACATAGGTCAGTTTGTTGCTGCAGAAATCATTATTCTTTTAGTTATTGCATCAGTCGAAAAATTGATTTTAGGTTTAGAAGCATTTTATGATGTGTTAACATCACTAGAAAAAATGGGAGAAGTAGTAGACAAGGAACTAGAGTCTCAAGATGGTGATAAACCAGAATTTAAGGATGACTTTGTGTTAGAATTAGATAATGTAAGTTATAGTGTGCCAGGTAGAGAAGCACCTATACTTAAGAACATTTCATTAAATATAAAACCCAAAAGTAGAATTTTAATTGAAGGTGTAAGTGGTTCGGGTAAATCCACATTGTTAATGTTAATTGGTGGACTTGTTGAAGCTACAAAAGGGAAAATGTATTTAGATAAATTCATGCTAAGTAATGTAAATCTCAACCATTACAGGTCACATCTAGGTTTAGCACTTTCTGAAGAAACTACGTTTGAAGCTACCATTAAAGAGAACATTACTTTTGGAAATCCAGATATATCAGACGAACAGTTAATGTGGGCAATTGAGCAAGTTGGTTTGTATCAATTCATCAAGGAAAGTCCTAAAGGAGTGAATACCATTTTACATCCTGCCGGAAATCAAATTCCTTTTACGGTAACAAGAAAAATTGTGTTGGCTAGAGCTATAGTTGACAAGCCAAAAATTTTAATTCTAGAAGATCCTTTAGAGCAGTTTGAAAAATCTGAAGCTGATAGAATCATTAAGTTTTTGTTAGACAAGTCTAATCCTTGGGCATTAGTTGTGGTAAGTAAAAATAATGACTGGTCGCAAGGTTGTACAGAGGTTATTACTTTAAAAAATGGTAAAATCGCTTAA
- a CDS encoding TolC family protein has protein sequence MRLLLVFIISSVFYIGFSQSELPTDNVMRFDEYLGYVKKFHPVVKQAQLVIDESQAKLMKSRGAFDPKVEVDYSRKKFQGTEYYDKLNGMFKIPTWFGVELKAKFEENSGYYLNPESTVPEDGLFSAGFSVPVGQGLWINNRMAALKQAKLYREQAKADRDIYVNNVLFEASLVYFKWLQAYNELVLFQNFLANAELRYEGIVKGVEVGENAEIDATEAKIAVNNRKLSLEQSKVKLMKAALELSNFLWLENNIPVELQPDVIPDINAEASIDATFDINTLQTEEQELATHPKMQSLDFKLQGLEVDTKLKANKLLPKISLEYNFLTETPDETSSLNTTNYKSGLNLSLPLFLRKERGDLKLARIKQRDAEFEIDATRVTLQNKIRAIKQELASYVTQTEITTEMVSDYQRMLYAEERKFQLGESSLFLVNSRESKLIDGQLKAIELQNKFFNTKAKLFNSLAVNPNL, from the coding sequence ATGAGGCTACTTTTAGTATTTATTATTTCTAGTGTCTTTTATATTGGTTTTTCGCAGAGTGAATTGCCAACAGATAACGTCATGCGCTTTGATGAATATTTGGGTTACGTAAAAAAGTTTCACCCTGTTGTAAAGCAAGCGCAGCTGGTCATAGATGAGAGTCAAGCTAAATTGATGAAGTCTCGTGGTGCTTTTGATCCAAAGGTCGAAGTAGATTATAGTCGAAAGAAATTTCAAGGCACAGAATATTACGATAAGCTTAACGGGATGTTTAAAATACCAACCTGGTTTGGTGTTGAGTTGAAAGCTAAGTTTGAAGAAAATTCAGGGTATTACCTAAACCCAGAATCAACTGTGCCAGAAGATGGTTTGTTCAGCGCAGGTTTTTCTGTTCCGGTTGGCCAAGGGTTGTGGATAAACAATCGAATGGCAGCTTTAAAGCAGGCAAAATTATACAGGGAACAAGCTAAGGCAGACAGAGATATTTATGTCAACAATGTTTTATTTGAAGCGTCATTGGTCTATTTTAAATGGTTGCAAGCGTATAACGAATTGGTGTTGTTTCAGAATTTTTTAGCCAATGCAGAATTGCGTTATGAAGGTATTGTAAAAGGAGTAGAAGTAGGTGAAAATGCTGAAATCGATGCTACAGAAGCAAAAATTGCAGTAAATAACAGAAAGCTTAGTTTAGAGCAATCTAAAGTAAAGTTGATGAAAGCGGCTTTAGAACTCTCTAATTTTTTGTGGTTAGAAAATAATATTCCTGTGGAATTGCAACCAGACGTTATTCCAGATATTAATGCAGAAGCTAGTATTGATGCAACATTTGATATTAATACACTACAAACGGAAGAGCAAGAGCTAGCTACGCATCCAAAAATGCAATCTTTGGATTTTAAATTGCAAGGTTTGGAAGTGGATACTAAGCTAAAAGCAAATAAACTGTTGCCAAAAATAAGCTTAGAGTATAATTTTCTTACGGAAACACCAGACGAAACCAGTAGCTTAAATACTACCAACTACAAGAGCGGACTCAATCTTAGCTTACCTTTGTTTTTACGAAAGGAACGTGGCGATTTAAAATTAGCACGAATAAAACAGCGAGATGCAGAGTTTGAAATTGATGCCACGCGAGTAACACTTCAAAATAAAATTAGAGCGATTAAGCAAGAGTTGGCATCTTATGTTACCCAAACTGAAATCACTACAGAAATGGTTTCAGATTACCAACGAATGCTTTATGCAGAAGAGCGCAAATTTCAATTGGGAGAAAGTTCTTTGTTCTTGGTTAATTCTCGTGAATCTAAACTTATCGATGGGCAGTTAAAAGCTATTGAACTTCAGAATAAATTCTTTAATACCAAAGCGAAGCTGTTTAATAGTTTGGCAGTGAACCCAAATTTGTAA
- a CDS encoding mechanosensitive ion channel family protein produces the protein MEDIKHWLEAYPILVNIAKYLVWVILIFLLISWVRRLLKKRLPDNALRYKSQKSIEIIGYFLVVLITITYFTGNIKDFGLAIGLLTAGITITLQELILSITGSFYIFFVRVYKPGDRIEINGIKGDVIDIDSIYTTMMEIGQWVSSDNYSGRIVKLSNAFVFKGPVYNYSQDFPFVWDEFNLPIRYGSNIELAKEIVISVAQEKLSEYVTESISKWKGVVDKYYIEDAQVNPSLAITMTDNWVQFNLRYIVDYKKRRYTKHILNEEIGKRIEQTNGKVKLASATFEIVNIPTVNIKDSKATDT, from the coding sequence GTGGAAGACATAAAACATTGGTTAGAGGCATATCCTATTCTGGTGAATATTGCTAAATATCTGGTTTGGGTTATACTTATTTTTCTATTAATTTCATGGGTAAGACGACTTCTAAAAAAACGCCTTCCTGATAACGCTTTGCGCTACAAGTCTCAAAAAAGCATTGAAATTATTGGCTATTTCTTAGTTGTACTTATTACCATCACCTATTTTACGGGTAACATTAAAGATTTTGGTCTTGCCATTGGTTTATTAACAGCTGGTATTACCATAACACTACAAGAATTAATACTGAGTATTACAGGTTCGTTCTATATTTTTTTTGTGCGTGTTTACAAACCCGGAGACCGCATTGAAATAAACGGTATTAAAGGAGATGTTATAGACATTGATAGTATTTACACCACAATGATGGAAATTGGTCAATGGGTAAGCAGTGACAATTATAGTGGCAGAATTGTAAAACTGAGCAATGCTTTTGTGTTTAAAGGCCCTGTTTACAATTACTCTCAGGATTTCCCTTTTGTTTGGGACGAATTTAATTTACCCATTAGATATGGTTCTAATATAGAATTAGCGAAAGAAATAGTTATTTCTGTAGCTCAGGAAAAGCTATCTGAATATGTTACAGAATCTATATCCAAATGGAAAGGTGTGGTAGATAAGTACTATATTGAAGATGCTCAGGTAAATCCTTCACTTGCCATTACAATGACAGACAATTGGGTACAATTTAACCTCAGATATATTGTAGATTACAAGAAAAGAAGATATACAAAACATATACTTAATGAAGAAATTGGTAAACGTATTGAGCAAACCAACGGTAAAGTTAAACTCGCTTCTGCTACGTTTGAAATTGTAAATATACCAACCGTGAATATTAAAGATAGTAAGGCAACAGACACTTAA
- a CDS encoding TetR/AcrR family transcriptional regulator, with protein sequence MINLLSNLKIAVPEKIFIKDPESSDLGKRIVEHSILLIDDIGFDSFTFKKLGAKIGSNESSIYRYFESKHKLLLYLTSWYWAWIEYQMVFETYSIPDKTEKLYKAIEVVTRTIKEDVAFTHINEVVLSRIIINEYSKSYLTKEVDIENKEGYFVVYKRLITRLKEMLLDINPDYKHPSSLASTIVGGALHQHFLKEHFKSITDCHTYDSTTNFFKDLAIKTIS encoded by the coding sequence ATGATAAATTTATTATCAAATTTAAAAATTGCTGTACCAGAAAAAATCTTTATTAAAGATCCGGAATCATCCGATCTTGGTAAGCGTATCGTAGAGCATAGTATTCTTCTTATTGATGACATAGGTTTTGACAGCTTTACTTTTAAAAAGTTAGGAGCAAAAATTGGTTCAAACGAAAGCTCTATCTATCGTTATTTTGAAAGCAAGCATAAATTGCTCTTATATCTTACATCGTGGTATTGGGCTTGGATAGAATACCAAATGGTATTTGAAACATATAGTATTCCTGATAAAACAGAAAAACTTTATAAAGCTATTGAAGTTGTTACCAGAACTATTAAAGAAGATGTGGCATTTACACATATTAATGAAGTAGTTCTGAGCAGAATTATCATCAATGAGTATTCAAAATCATATCTAACAAAAGAAGTGGATATCGAAAATAAGGAAGGTTATTTTGTGGTGTATAAGCGTTTAATTACAAGGTTAAAAGAAATGCTTCTAGACATCAATCCAGATTATAAGCATCCTTCAAGTTTGGCAAGCACCATTGTGGGTGGTGCACTACATCAACATTTTTTAAAAGAGCATTTTAAATCAATTACAGATTGTCATACATACGATTCTACAACCAATTTTTTTAAGGACTTAGCTATTAAAACCATCAGTTAA
- a CDS encoding tetratricopeptide repeat protein, translating into MNKFLLIFFVSTFCFSQSSKDNAKSYISDKNYKKAQQELTSYLESNSTDIEAIELLGDAYGYQKKWDEAIEQYEKLKDNYPKNANYHYKYGGALGMKALSVSKIKALGIIGDVKSAFLKAAELDPKHIDARWALVELYVSLPGIVGGSISKALKYANELQNLSKVDGYLAKGYVYEYDDEPELAEKYYKLAIKEGGSVTCYEKLTNFYESQDQPDKAIDNLEEAQQKHQRNAMYYQIGKVCADYNIQLEKGEKCLKAYLSNHSSKDGVPKAWAYYRLAQIYKHKKNKTEALKWIDKAITGLPKIEVFQEEKVLISKL; encoded by the coding sequence ATGAATAAGTTTCTGTTGATTTTTTTCGTGTCTACCTTTTGTTTTTCTCAATCTTCAAAGGATAATGCAAAAAGCTATATTTCAGACAAAAATTATAAAAAGGCTCAACAGGAATTGACCTCTTATTTAGAATCTAATTCCACAGATATAGAAGCAATTGAGCTGCTAGGAGATGCATATGGTTATCAAAAGAAGTGGGATGAAGCCATAGAACAATATGAAAAGTTAAAAGACAACTACCCAAAAAATGCCAATTACCATTACAAATATGGTGGTGCTTTGGGTATGAAAGCGCTTAGTGTAAGTAAAATTAAAGCACTTGGTATTATAGGTGATGTTAAAAGTGCTTTCTTAAAAGCTGCTGAACTCGATCCTAAACATATAGATGCACGTTGGGCTTTGGTTGAACTATATGTGTCACTTCCAGGTATTGTTGGAGGTAGTATTTCAAAAGCATTAAAGTATGCTAATGAGCTTCAAAACCTCTCAAAGGTTGATGGGTATTTAGCCAAAGGTTATGTGTATGAATATGACGATGAGCCAGAACTCGCCGAAAAATATTATAAACTAGCTATTAAAGAAGGTGGTTCGGTAACTTGTTATGAAAAACTAACCAATTTTTACGAATCGCAAGACCAACCAGATAAAGCTATAGATAATCTTGAAGAAGCACAGCAAAAGCATCAGCGTAATGCGATGTACTACCAGATTGGTAAAGTTTGTGCAGATTATAATATTCAATTAGAAAAAGGGGAGAAATGCCTAAAAGCCTATTTATCTAACCATTCTTCAAAAGATGGAGTGCCAAAAGCTTGGGCTTATTATCGTTTGGCACAAATCTACAAGCACAAAAAAAATAAAACAGAAGCTTTAAAATGGATTGATAAAGCCATTACAGGTCTTCCTAAAATTGAAGTCTTTCAAGAGGAAAAAGTGCTGATTTCAAAGCTATAA